A segment of the Hyalangium ruber genome:
CCGATGCCGGTCGCCGCTCCCGCCGCGCAGGCCGCTCCGCCTCCCCCGCCCGCCTCCAGCGCGCCCCCGGCCCCACGCCCCACCGCGCAGCCCGCGCCCCCGGCCCCCGCGCCGGCCGCCGCCAAGGGCGGCTTGAGCCCACACACGGTGGAGCTGGTCCAGCGCTCCTGGTCCCAGGTGGCCCCCATCTCGGATGCCGCCGCCACCCTCTTCTATGATCGCCTCTTCGAGCTGGATCCCTCGGTGCAGCCGCTCTTCAAGAGCGACCTGGCCCAGCAGAAGAAGAAGCTGATGCAGATGCTGAACGTCGCCGTGGATGGGTTGAACAATCCCCAGCGACTGGTGCCCGTGCTGGAGCAGCTCGGCGCCCGCCATGCCGGCTACATGGTCCAGGATCACCACTATGTCCTCGTGGGCGAGGCCCTGCTGTGGACCCTGCGCGAGGGCCTCGGCGAGTCCTTCACCCCGGAGACCGAAGCCGCGTGGAAGGAGGTCTACGGCCTCGTCGCCGGCGTCATGAAGAAGGCCGCCTCCTCGGGGATCAAGGCCGCTCCGCCTCCCCCGCTCCCGGCGCCTCCCGTGCCCGACGAGATGTCGGTGGCCGCGCCGATGCCGCCCGTGGAGCGTCAGGCGCGGGGTGACGAGACGATGCCCTACCACCTGCTCGCGCAGACACGGGTCATGGGCATGCAACCCTTCGCGCCGCCCTACCCGCCCACCGAGGCCCTCTCGGGCAACGCGGCTGCCCAGGCTGCTCCGGTCGCGGCGACTCCCGTCTCCACGTCGATCTCCATTCCGCTGAACGTGCCGCGCGAGGTGACGCTCAACGTCCACCTCAACCTCAAGATCGAGGCGGACAGCGCCCTGCGCGCCCTGGCCCAGCGGGCCACCCAGCCCCCCGCGCCCGCTCCCGCGCCCGTCACGCCTCCTCGGGGCTCGGTCTCGCCCGTGCTGCTGGTGGCGCTGTGCGTGCTGGTCTCGGTCAGCACCGTCGTCGCCCTCGGGCCGCTCGGCCAGGCCGCCACGGCGTTCTCCCTGAGCGATCTGGCGCGGCTCGCCGCTCCCGTGTTCACGCTGGCCGCGCTCGCCGTCGGCTACTTCTGGGGCCGAGGCCGCGGGCGCTGAAATGGACCCGACCGGACAGCGCATCGGCGCCTTCGAGATCGTCCGACTGCTCGGCGCGGGCGCCATGGGCATGGTGTACCTGGCCAAGGACAACATCCTGCGCCGGGACGTCGCCCTCAAGCTGCTCACCAAGCGCAACGACGAGATCGACCACGAGTTGCATGAGCGCTTCCTGCGCGAGGCCCGCGCCGCCGCACGGCTCATGCACCCCAACGTCGTGCAGATCTTCCAGATCGGCGAGACGGCGCGCTATCGCTTCATCGCGATGGAGTACGTGGAAGGTGCCTCCACACGTCAGGTCGCCAAGCAGCACGGCGGCAGGCTGCCCGAGCCCTTTGCCCTCGAGAAGATGCGCGAGGCGGCCGACGCGCTGCGCCTCGCGGGCTCGATGGGGATCTGCCACCGCGACATCAAGCCCGCCAACCTGCTGCTCAACGCGGCCAAGGTGCTGAAGATCACCGAC
Coding sequences within it:
- a CDS encoding globin family protein, whose translation is PMPVAAPAAQAAPPPPPASSAPPAPRPTAQPAPPAPAPAAAKGGLSPHTVELVQRSWSQVAPISDAAATLFYDRLFELDPSVQPLFKSDLAQQKKKLMQMLNVAVDGLNNPQRLVPVLEQLGARHAGYMVQDHHYVLVGEALLWTLREGLGESFTPETEAAWKEVYGLVAGVMKKAASSGIKAAPPPPLPAPPVPDEMSVAAPMPPVERQARGDETMPYHLLAQTRVMGMQPFAPPYPPTEALSGNAAAQAAPVAATPVSTSISIPLNVPREVTLNVHLNLKIEADSALRALAQRATQPPAPAPAPVTPPRGSVSPVLLVALCVLVSVSTVVALGPLGQAATAFSLSDLARLAAPVFTLAALAVGYFWGRGRGR